One window of Hymenobacter sp. BRD128 genomic DNA carries:
- a CDS encoding YitT family protein: MLPQLFILERLRRLKASQAAAGAGATATAPSPAAIPDSHPQTPATHPPESWLRAQGRNLLYLVAGVFSAALGLEAFILPNGLFDGGVTGISLLAARLIHLPLSVFLVVLNLPFIWLGYKQLGRGFALRALAAILGLALVLVVVPFPVITQDKMLIAVFGGFFLGAGIGLAMRGGGVLDGTEILAVYLSRKASLSVGDFVLVLNILIFIVVAVVLSVQTALYSILTYLAASKTIEFVVNGIEEYTGVTIISEHSDAIRRALTERLGRGVTVYAGHRGYGSRGEQPDPIDIVFTVVTRLEVSQVTTEVNRLDPRAFIIMHSVNEAKGGMVKKRALH, from the coding sequence ATGCTTCCTCAATTATTCATCTTGGAACGCCTACGGCGGCTAAAGGCTAGCCAGGCCGCCGCGGGCGCAGGGGCTACTGCTACTGCTCCTTCGCCCGCGGCCATACCTGACAGCCACCCGCAAACGCCCGCCACCCACCCACCCGAGTCGTGGCTGCGGGCACAGGGCCGCAACCTGCTGTATCTGGTGGCCGGCGTGTTTTCAGCCGCGCTGGGGCTCGAAGCGTTTATTCTGCCCAATGGCCTGTTCGACGGCGGCGTAACGGGTATTTCGCTGCTGGCGGCCCGGCTTATTCATTTGCCGCTGTCGGTATTTCTGGTGGTGCTCAACCTACCATTTATCTGGCTAGGCTATAAGCAGTTGGGGCGCGGATTTGCTTTGCGGGCGCTGGCCGCTATTCTGGGGCTGGCCTTGGTGCTGGTGGTGGTGCCGTTCCCAGTTATCACTCAGGACAAGATGCTGATTGCGGTATTTGGCGGCTTTTTTTTGGGGGCCGGCATTGGGCTGGCCATGCGCGGCGGCGGCGTGCTCGACGGCACCGAAATCCTGGCCGTGTACCTGAGCCGCAAAGCCAGCCTGAGCGTGGGCGACTTCGTGCTGGTGCTCAACATTCTGATTTTTATCGTGGTGGCCGTCGTGCTGTCGGTCCAAACGGCGCTTTACTCCATTCTCACTTACCTGGCGGCCTCCAAAACTATTGAGTTTGTAGTCAATGGCATCGAGGAATACACGGGCGTCACCATCATCTCGGAGCATAGCGATGCCATTCGGCGGGCGCTCACCGAGCGCCTGGGCCGGGGCGTTACGGTGTATGCCGGGCACCGGGGCTACGGCTCGCGCGGCGAGCAGCCCGACCCGATTGACATTGTTTTTACCGTGGTCACGCGCCTCGAAGTGAGCCAGGTTACGACCGAAGTAAACCGGCTCGACCCGCGCGCCTTTATTATTATGCACAGCGTGAACGAAGCCAAGGGTGGCATGGTGAAGAAGCGGGCGCTGCATTAA
- a CDS encoding MOSC domain-containing protein: MTASSSAITLSGIFIYPVKSLGGISLPAAALTPRGLRHDRRWLIVDERNRFLTQREHAEMALLAVEPAYNGFLLRHRQRPDLLPLYIPFEAQPDKTLFVSIWDDMVWAWRGAPEADAWLTEALGQHCRLVYMSDMVRREVEPDKPELNPAGTLLSFADGYPYLLATEESLAKLNTRLAEPVPMNRFRPNLVVRGAPADAEMSWASLSIAGQPFRSVRGCGRCVVTTIDQATAQKDPASEPLRTLATYRKPDRKVLFGQNVTGPASGSIQVGDAVIITG, translated from the coding sequence ATGACGGCCTCTTCTTCTGCAATTACGCTTTCAGGTATTTTTATCTATCCGGTTAAGTCGTTGGGCGGCATCAGCCTGCCGGCGGCCGCGCTTACGCCGCGGGGCCTGCGCCACGACCGCCGCTGGCTGATTGTGGACGAGCGCAACCGCTTCCTGACCCAGCGCGAGCACGCCGAAATGGCCCTGCTAGCCGTGGAGCCGGCTTATAATGGTTTTTTGCTGCGCCACCGCCAGCGGCCCGACTTGCTGCCGCTCTACATTCCGTTTGAGGCCCAGCCCGATAAGACGCTGTTTGTCAGCATCTGGGACGATATGGTGTGGGCCTGGCGCGGCGCGCCTGAAGCCGATGCCTGGCTCACCGAAGCGCTGGGCCAGCACTGCAGGCTGGTGTATATGTCGGACATGGTGCGCCGCGAGGTCGAGCCCGATAAGCCCGAGCTGAACCCCGCCGGCACCCTCTTAAGCTTTGCCGATGGCTACCCCTACCTGCTTGCTACCGAAGAGTCGCTAGCCAAGCTTAATACCCGGCTCGCCGAGCCGGTGCCGATGAACCGCTTCCGCCCTAACCTGGTAGTCCGCGGCGCGCCGGCCGACGCCGAAATGAGTTGGGCTAGCTTGAGCATTGCCGGCCAGCCTTTCCGGTCGGTGCGCGGCTGCGGGCGCTGCGTCGTCACCACCATCGACCAGGCAACGGCGCAAAAAGACCCGGCCAGCGAGCCCCTGCGCACCCTAGCCACCTACCGCAAGCCCGACCGCAAGGTGCTCTTTGGCCAAAACGTGACCGGCCCCGCCAGCGGCAGTATTCAGGTCGGCGACGCCGTCATTATCACGGGTTAA
- a CDS encoding DUF2461 domain-containing protein translates to MDLAFVLDFLRRLAANNNTAWMQEHRADYLRARDTFATLVTEVLRRATPAIPELAGLTPAQAMFRLHKNDRSQTDPEPYKRRLGAGLVPGGRHALRAGYFLALMPGGGSWLRAGRFSPTPAELAAIRQEIHYDGAGFHRCLADAELRRHFPAGLDMRAEQLTRPPRGYRADDPDLAFLKLKSFGVGRLFSDEEVLAPDFIDRAVAGMLAARPWVEFLNRALES, encoded by the coding sequence GTGGACCTGGCTTTCGTACTGGATTTTTTGCGCCGCCTGGCGGCTAATAATAATACGGCCTGGATGCAGGAGCACCGCGCCGACTACCTGCGCGCCCGCGACACCTTTGCGACGCTGGTTACGGAGGTGCTGCGCCGGGCCACGCCCGCCATTCCCGAGCTAGCGGGCCTCACGCCCGCGCAGGCCATGTTTCGGCTGCACAAAAATGACCGCAGCCAAACCGACCCCGAGCCCTACAAGCGCCGCCTCGGCGCAGGCCTGGTGCCGGGCGGGCGCCACGCGCTGCGCGCCGGCTACTTCCTGGCCCTGATGCCGGGCGGCGGCTCGTGGCTGCGCGCCGGGCGCTTCTCGCCCACGCCAGCCGAGCTGGCGGCCATTCGCCAGGAAATTCACTATGATGGCGCGGGCTTTCACCGCTGCCTGGCCGATGCGGAATTGCGCAGGCACTTTCCGGCGGGCCTCGACATGCGTGCGGAGCAGCTAACCCGCCCGCCGCGCGGCTACCGCGCCGACGACCCCGACCTGGCTTTTCTCAAGCTCAAGAGCTTCGGCGTGGGGCGGCTTTTTTCGGATGAGGAAGTGCTGGCGCCCGATTTTATCGACCGCGCCGTGGCCGGCATGCTAGCGGCGCGGCCGTGGGTCGAGTTTTTGAACCGGGCGCTGGAAAGTTAA
- a CDS encoding deoxynucleoside kinase has protein sequence MHIAIVGNIGAGKTTLAHKLAQHFRWDVFLEEVADNPYLKDFYADMPRWAFHLQVYFLNSRFRQTRHIKELVQQGKSVIQDRTIYEDAHIFAANLHQSGLLAERDYNNYYALFESMISLVDPPDLLLYLRADLPKLIGQIEKRGRDYENSISIEYLKNLNEHYEQWIASYKHGKLLIIDVNELDYVRRPEDLGFIIERIDNKLFGLF, from the coding sequence ATGCACATTGCTATCGTTGGCAATATCGGCGCCGGCAAAACCACGCTGGCCCACAAGCTGGCCCAGCATTTTCGGTGGGATGTTTTTCTGGAAGAAGTGGCCGATAATCCCTACCTGAAGGATTTTTACGCCGATATGCCCCGCTGGGCCTTTCACCTCCAGGTGTATTTTCTGAACAGCCGCTTTCGCCAGACGCGCCACATCAAGGAACTGGTGCAGCAGGGCAAAAGCGTAATTCAGGACCGCACCATTTACGAAGATGCCCACATCTTTGCGGCCAACCTGCACCAGTCGGGCCTGCTGGCCGAGCGCGACTATAATAATTATTATGCCTTATTTGAGAGCATGATAAGCCTCGTCGACCCGCCCGACCTGCTGCTCTACCTGCGCGCCGACCTGCCCAAGCTCATTGGCCAGATTGAGAAGCGCGGCCGCGACTATGAGAATTCCATCAGCATCGAGTACCTCAAAAACCTGAATGAGCACTACGAGCAGTGGATTGCCAGCTATAAACACGGCAAGCTGCTCATCATCGACGTGAACGAGCTCGACTACGTGCGCCGCCCCGAAGACCTGGGATTCATCATCGAGCGCATTGATAATAAGCTATTTGGCTTATTTTAG
- a CDS encoding GNAT family N-acetyltransferase gives MPIRSASAPPATPLHIQPATEQDIPTIIELAEATWEPTYRFIISKEQIDYMYRVIYTPASLRRQMREQHHQFLLAYVDGHPSGFASYSEKPEGVYHLNKIYVLPSHQGQGLGQNLVEAVVGAVREAGGKALELNVNRHNPALAFYERQGFAQHREEDIPIGPYWMNDYVLRKEL, from the coding sequence ATGCCTATCCGTTCTGCCTCGGCCCCGCCGGCCACCCCCCTGCACATTCAGCCCGCCACCGAGCAGGATATTCCGACCATCATCGAGCTGGCCGAGGCTACCTGGGAGCCCACCTACCGCTTCATCATCTCGAAGGAGCAGATTGACTACATGTACCGCGTCATTTACACGCCGGCCTCGCTGCGCCGCCAGATGCGCGAGCAGCACCACCAGTTTTTGCTGGCTTATGTAGACGGGCACCCCAGCGGCTTCGCCTCTTACTCGGAGAAGCCCGAAGGCGTGTACCACCTCAATAAAATCTACGTGCTGCCCTCGCACCAGGGCCAGGGCCTGGGCCAAAACCTGGTCGAAGCCGTAGTAGGTGCCGTGCGCGAAGCCGGCGGCAAAGCCTTGGAGCTGAACGTGAACCGCCACAATCCCGCGCTAGCCTTCTACGAGCGCCAGGGCTTTGCGCAGCACCGCGAGGAGGATATTCCCATCGGCCCGTACTGGATGAACGACTACGTGCTGCGCAAGGAACTGTAA
- a CDS encoding CDGSH iron-sulfur domain-containing protein, whose amino-acid sequence MATKLTVLSNGSLRVEGEDIQLVDAQGNAYGLGGRERISICRCGLSKQKPFCDGSHKGHFEHDATAFDLPAPKPAV is encoded by the coding sequence ATGGCAACCAAACTCACTGTCCTCTCCAATGGCTCGCTGCGCGTGGAAGGCGAAGACATTCAACTCGTAGATGCCCAAGGCAATGCCTACGGCCTCGGCGGCCGCGAGCGCATCAGCATCTGCCGCTGCGGCCTCAGCAAGCAAAAGCCGTTCTGCGACGGCTCGCACAAAGGTCATTTCGAGCACGACGCCACGGCCTTCGACCTGCCCGCGCCCAAGCCAGCAGTGTAG
- a CDS encoding acyl-CoA-binding protein, with protein sequence MTTQQDFETAAQRAQQLPAKPSNTVLLQLYALYKQATEGDATGPRPGGFDFKAIAKYDAWHQLAGLSKDAARQQYVELVSELAG encoded by the coding sequence ATGACGACCCAACAGGATTTTGAAACCGCCGCGCAGCGCGCGCAGCAACTGCCCGCCAAGCCCAGCAACACGGTGCTGCTCCAGCTGTATGCCCTCTACAAGCAGGCCACCGAGGGCGATGCTACCGGCCCGCGCCCGGGCGGCTTCGACTTCAAGGCCATTGCCAAGTACGACGCCTGGCACCAGCTAGCCGGCCTCAGCAAAGATGCCGCCCGCCAGCAATACGTGGAGCTCGTGAGCGAACTAGCGGGATAA
- a CDS encoding amidohydrolase family protein has translation MPTPTRSLLALGLLALASHAALAQKTYLHCGRLLDVRSGRLLSQQTIVVEKNRITAVQGGYTAASGPQDQVINLENKTVLPGFIDCHVHLESSPSRNSFREKFTLNPADVAYRAEANALVTLRAGFTTVRDCGGSGVNIALRKAVTQGLVPGPRIYTAGTAISSTGGHMDDTDGLSDDLIARFHPGTAEGVANGPDQCRQAVREQFRRGADLIKIASTGGVLDLSKDGSGAQYSEEEIRAIVQTARDLGMAVACHAHGAEGIKRAVRAGVTSIEHGSLLDAEAMQLMAKNRTWYVPTIIAGKSVADTARRHPDYFPPVVAAKALSIGSQLQATFGKAIKQNVRVAFGTDAGVYRHGQNALEFGYMTEAGLSPLDAIRAATLNAAELLGDPQNLGTLEAGKYADIVAVEGDPLQTIATLTRPTFVMKEGKVYVGK, from the coding sequence ATGCCCACCCCTACCCGCTCGCTCCTCGCCCTTGGCCTGCTGGCCCTGGCTAGCCACGCCGCCCTGGCCCAAAAAACCTACCTGCACTGCGGGCGTCTGCTCGACGTGCGCAGTGGCCGCCTGCTAAGCCAGCAGACCATCGTGGTCGAGAAAAATCGCATTACGGCCGTGCAGGGCGGCTACACCGCCGCCAGCGGGCCGCAGGACCAGGTTATCAACTTGGAAAATAAGACGGTGCTGCCCGGCTTCATCGACTGCCACGTGCACCTCGAATCGTCGCCGAGCCGCAACAGCTTCCGGGAAAAATTCACCCTGAACCCGGCCGACGTGGCTTACCGCGCCGAGGCCAATGCCTTGGTTACGCTGCGCGCCGGCTTTACCACGGTGCGCGACTGCGGCGGCTCGGGCGTGAATATTGCCCTGCGCAAGGCCGTGACGCAGGGGCTGGTGCCGGGGCCGCGCATCTACACGGCGGGCACAGCTATTTCGAGCACCGGCGGGCACATGGACGATACCGATGGCCTGAGCGACGACTTGATTGCGCGGTTTCACCCCGGCACGGCCGAGGGCGTGGCCAACGGCCCCGACCAGTGCCGCCAGGCCGTGCGCGAGCAGTTTCGGCGCGGGGCCGACCTCATCAAAATCGCCAGCACCGGCGGCGTGCTCGACCTGAGCAAGGATGGCAGCGGCGCGCAGTACTCGGAAGAAGAAATCCGGGCCATCGTGCAAACGGCCCGCGACCTGGGCATGGCCGTGGCCTGCCACGCCCACGGCGCCGAGGGCATCAAGCGGGCCGTGCGGGCGGGCGTCACGAGCATCGAGCACGGCTCGCTCCTCGATGCCGAAGCCATGCAGCTGATGGCTAAAAACCGCACCTGGTACGTGCCCACCATCATTGCCGGCAAGTCGGTGGCCGACACGGCCCGCCGCCATCCCGACTATTTTCCGCCCGTGGTGGCGGCCAAAGCCCTGAGCATCGGCTCGCAGCTGCAAGCCACCTTCGGCAAGGCCATTAAGCAGAACGTGCGCGTGGCCTTCGGCACCGACGCGGGAGTGTACCGCCACGGCCAGAACGCGCTGGAATTTGGCTACATGACCGAGGCCGGCCTGTCGCCCCTCGACGCCATCCGCGCCGCCACCTTGAATGCTGCTGAGCTGCTCGGGGACCCGCAAAACCTGGGCACCCTGGAAGCTGGTAAGTACGCCGACATCGTAGCCGTGGAGGGCGACCCGCTGCAAACCATTGCCACGCTCACCAGGCCCACTTTCGTAATGAAGGAGGGCAAGGTATACGTGGGGAAGTAA
- a CDS encoding peptidylprolyl isomerase — translation MKHLLTPAAGALLALLAACGPTDKPAATAPPPPAKPVVPGPDIAALTDTTAPAALLAYGRQYPGSEVLLKTRLGNIRVHLFDDTPIHKANFLLLARRGVFDETVFNRVVKGFAVQGGQTSGPRTIHLRTYRLPPEIRPQHFHVKGALGMARYDDDKNPGHLSSNTDFYFVVGEKLAPYQSRAAAGRPLTPAQMQAYATRGGVPSLDGKYTVFGEVIEGQDVVDKINQVKVDPGDKWPVEDVGMKMEVVK, via the coding sequence GTGAAACACTTGCTGACCCCGGCGGCTGGTGCGCTGCTCGCCCTGCTGGCCGCCTGCGGCCCCACCGACAAGCCCGCCGCCACCGCCCCGCCGCCCCCGGCCAAGCCCGTGGTGCCCGGCCCCGACATCGCGGCCCTTACCGACACTACGGCGCCGGCCGCGCTGCTAGCCTACGGCCGCCAGTACCCCGGCTCGGAGGTGCTGCTAAAGACCCGGCTGGGCAACATCCGGGTGCATTTGTTTGACGATACGCCCATTCACAAGGCCAATTTTTTGCTGCTGGCGCGGCGCGGCGTGTTCGACGAAACGGTGTTTAACCGCGTGGTGAAGGGCTTTGCCGTGCAGGGCGGCCAGACTAGCGGGCCGCGTACCATTCACCTGCGCACCTACCGCCTGCCGCCCGAAATCCGGCCCCAGCACTTCCACGTGAAGGGTGCCCTGGGCATGGCCCGCTACGACGACGATAAAAACCCCGGCCACCTCTCGTCGAATACTGATTTTTATTTCGTGGTGGGCGAAAAGCTAGCCCCTTACCAAAGCCGCGCTGCCGCCGGGCGGCCCCTCACGCCGGCCCAGATGCAGGCCTACGCCACCAGGGGCGGCGTGCCCTCGCTCGATGGCAAGTATACGGTGTTCGGCGAGGTTATCGAGGGCCAGGATGTGGTTGATAAAATCAACCAAGTAAAAGTGGACCCCGGCGATAAGTGGCCGGTCGAAGACGTTGGGATGAAAATGGAAGTAGTGAAATGA
- a CDS encoding zinc dependent phospholipase C family protein, whose translation MKKIFLSLGLAVLLLGPAAPAAHAWGFVGHRAITQVAVYELPAAMQPFYFRHMAALVRLSTAPDERRSQDPTEGPKHFIDMDHYSEDNPFAKVPRNYDEAVEKFSADTLKKYGTVPWMVIETKDHLVEAFRQRDTTAIIKYSAELSHYTADAFVPLHTTVNYDGQLSGQAGLHALWESQLPERYLKDYKLAGEEGKVLKDPLAAIWGIIQASYGFLTATYDLEAKTAKKFTPQTKYTFSHRFGRTQRRYSDAFADAYEKEVGGMVAFRLKTASPMVASLWLTAWQEAGRPDLTTLMAPPKLGKDEKEQLATQLKAWKANTLAQDNLLLAQQKEQKAAAADEIKAADGEAAPPPPPEPVAAPASPAAKPAAAPKVKVKTKGPTGTDKQKTKASDGW comes from the coding sequence ATGAAAAAAATCTTCTTGAGCCTGGGGCTGGCGGTGCTGCTGCTGGGCCCGGCTGCCCCGGCCGCCCACGCCTGGGGCTTTGTGGGGCACCGCGCCATTACGCAGGTGGCGGTGTACGAGCTGCCGGCCGCTATGCAGCCCTTCTATTTCCGGCACATGGCCGCGCTGGTGCGCCTGAGCACCGCCCCCGACGAGCGCCGCAGCCAGGACCCCACCGAGGGGCCCAAGCACTTCATCGACATGGACCACTACTCGGAGGATAATCCTTTCGCCAAAGTGCCGCGCAACTACGACGAGGCAGTTGAGAAATTCTCGGCCGACACACTCAAAAAGTACGGCACCGTGCCTTGGATGGTGATTGAAACCAAAGACCACCTGGTCGAGGCCTTCCGGCAGCGCGATACCACGGCCATCATCAAGTACTCGGCCGAGCTAAGCCACTACACCGCCGACGCCTTCGTGCCGCTGCACACCACCGTCAACTACGACGGCCAGCTTAGCGGCCAGGCGGGCCTGCATGCCCTCTGGGAAAGCCAGCTGCCCGAGCGTTACCTCAAAGACTACAAGCTGGCCGGCGAGGAGGGCAAGGTGCTGAAAGACCCGCTGGCGGCTATTTGGGGCATTATTCAGGCTAGCTACGGCTTCCTCACCGCTACCTACGACCTGGAGGCCAAGACGGCCAAGAAGTTTACGCCCCAGACCAAGTACACGTTTTCGCACCGCTTCGGCCGCACTCAGCGCCGCTACTCCGATGCCTTTGCCGATGCCTACGAAAAAGAAGTAGGCGGCATGGTGGCTTTCCGGCTTAAAACGGCCTCGCCCATGGTAGCCTCGCTGTGGCTCACGGCCTGGCAGGAAGCCGGCCGCCCCGACCTCACCACCCTCATGGCTCCGCCCAAGCTGGGCAAGGATGAAAAAGAGCAGCTCGCCACCCAGCTCAAAGCCTGGAAAGCCAACACGCTCGCGCAGGATAACCTGCTGCTGGCCCAGCAGAAAGAGCAGAAAGCCGCCGCTGCCGACGAGATAAAAGCCGCCGACGGCGAGGCTGCCCCGCCCCCCCCGCCCGAGCCCGTGGCGGCCCCCGCTAGCCCCGCCGCCAAACCCGCTGCGGCGCCCAAAGTGAAGGTAAAAACCAAAGGCCCCACCGGCACCGACAAACAGAAAACCAAGGCATCGGACGGCTGGTAG
- a CDS encoding M13 family metallopeptidase: MSFPTTFSRLALATLGLGTLAATTAFGPPAKPTPPQQGVGISLANIDQSVSPCEDFYHYANGNWIKNNPVPAAETRWGAFNELQDRNIAVEKRILMKAAADARNAKAGTNEQKVGDFYAAAMDSAAIEAAGLKYLQPRLTRIAGLKNLGEIQQYMADPKSYGTGWYSFGVRQDSKNSTQYAVSMGQGGLGLGDRDYYLKDDGRSKTIRAAYKAYMTSVFQLLGDAPSLAATNADAVLALETKMAQASRSRVDLRDRIKNYNKLTVAQATKDYPNLNIPLVLKDSGLSGAQDLIVGQPEYLAAANNLMANTPIADQRQYFRWHLVEGVTSALPKAYGDASFRFQQVLTGAKVQQPRWKRALRATDGALGEAFGQLYVDQAFSPAAKAKAKEMVENLRKAYAERILATDWMSADTKKEAIQKLNAFAVKIGYPDKWKDYSKLKITRASALENLFATAEWRTEDNLRKFGKPIDRGEWGMTPPTVNAYYNSSMNEIVFPAGILQPPFYDPKADDAVNYGGIGAVIGHEMTHGFDDQGRRSDAKGNLRDWWTKEDNEKFTAKADMVGKQYDAFSPLDSVHVNGKLTMGENLADIGGLTIAYQAFQKTAQYKAAQKIDGFTPSQRFFLGFAQIWRANQRPEALRQQIQTDPHSPGQYRTNGPLMNMPEFYEAFGCKDGNKMVRATQDRSRIW; this comes from the coding sequence ATGTCCTTTCCTACCACCTTCTCGCGGTTGGCGCTGGCGACCTTGGGCCTCGGCACGCTGGCTGCTACCACCGCCTTTGGGCCGCCTGCCAAGCCTACCCCTCCGCAACAGGGCGTGGGTATCAGCCTCGCCAATATTGACCAGTCGGTGTCGCCGTGCGAGGATTTTTACCACTACGCCAATGGCAACTGGATAAAGAACAACCCCGTGCCGGCCGCCGAAACCCGCTGGGGCGCCTTCAACGAGCTGCAAGACCGCAACATCGCGGTGGAGAAGCGTATCTTGATGAAGGCCGCCGCCGACGCGCGCAACGCCAAGGCCGGCACCAATGAGCAGAAAGTGGGCGACTTCTACGCCGCCGCAATGGACTCGGCCGCCATCGAGGCCGCCGGCCTCAAGTATTTGCAGCCGCGCCTCACGCGCATTGCCGGCCTCAAAAACCTGGGCGAGATTCAGCAGTACATGGCCGACCCCAAGTCGTATGGCACGGGCTGGTACAGCTTTGGCGTGCGCCAGGACAGCAAAAACAGCACCCAGTATGCCGTGAGCATGGGGCAGGGCGGACTAGGCCTCGGCGACCGCGACTACTACCTGAAGGATGACGGCCGCTCGAAGACCATCCGGGCGGCTTATAAGGCCTACATGACGAGCGTGTTTCAGCTGCTGGGCGATGCGCCGAGCCTGGCCGCTACCAACGCCGACGCCGTGCTGGCCCTCGAAACCAAAATGGCCCAGGCTAGCCGGAGCCGCGTGGACCTGCGCGACCGCATCAAGAACTACAACAAGCTGACCGTGGCCCAGGCCACCAAGGACTACCCCAACCTGAACATTCCGCTGGTGCTGAAGGACAGCGGCCTGAGCGGGGCCCAGGACCTCATCGTGGGCCAGCCCGAGTACCTGGCAGCCGCCAACAACCTGATGGCCAATACGCCCATTGCCGACCAGCGCCAGTATTTCCGCTGGCACCTGGTGGAGGGCGTTACCTCGGCCCTGCCCAAAGCCTACGGCGACGCCAGCTTCCGCTTTCAGCAGGTGCTGACCGGCGCCAAGGTGCAGCAGCCGCGCTGGAAGCGCGCCCTGCGCGCCACCGACGGCGCGCTCGGCGAGGCCTTCGGCCAGCTCTACGTAGACCAGGCGTTCTCGCCCGCCGCCAAGGCCAAGGCCAAGGAGATGGTCGAAAACCTGCGCAAGGCCTACGCCGAGCGCATACTGGCCACCGACTGGATGAGTGCCGATACGAAGAAGGAAGCCATTCAAAAGCTCAATGCCTTCGCGGTAAAAATCGGCTATCCTGATAAGTGGAAGGACTACTCGAAGCTTAAAATCACCCGCGCCAGCGCGCTCGAAAACCTGTTTGCCACCGCCGAGTGGCGCACCGAGGACAACCTCAGGAAATTTGGTAAGCCCATCGACCGGGGCGAGTGGGGCATGACGCCGCCCACCGTGAACGCCTACTACAACTCGAGCATGAACGAGATTGTGTTCCCGGCCGGCATCCTGCAGCCCCCGTTCTACGACCCCAAGGCCGATGACGCGGTGAACTACGGCGGCATTGGCGCGGTAATCGGCCACGAAATGACCCACGGCTTCGACGACCAGGGCCGCCGCTCGGATGCCAAAGGCAACCTGCGCGACTGGTGGACCAAGGAAGATAACGAGAAATTCACGGCTAAGGCCGACATGGTGGGCAAGCAGTACGACGCCTTCTCGCCCCTCGACTCGGTGCACGTGAACGGCAAGCTGACGATGGGCGAAAACCTGGCCGATATCGGCGGCCTCACCATCGCCTACCAGGCGTTCCAGAAGACGGCCCAGTACAAGGCCGCGCAGAAAATCGACGGCTTTACCCCTAGCCAGCGCTTCTTCCTGGGCTTTGCCCAAATCTGGCGCGCTAACCAGCGCCCCGAAGCCCTGCGCCAGCAAATCCAGACTGACCCGCACTCGCCCGGCCAGTACCGCACCAACGGTCCGCTCATGAATATGCCCGAGTTCTACGAGGCTTTCGGCTGCAAAGACGGCAACAAGATGGTGCGCGCCACGCAAGACCGCTCGCGCATTTGGTAA